GCCGCCGCTCACATCAACGAGAGGATCGCCCTAGCCAACGAAGCAGTCAAGTCTGCGGACCAAGTGATCGCCTACACGTCGCCTGTTCTGACTACCGGCGACCTGGAAACCGTAGCCATCGCTAAGATCGTCCCCCCTGCCCCTCTCGGGCCCGATGGCCGCGTTGTTGACACACCGGAAGTCGCCCTCGCCAAGGCGGAACACACTGCCGCTCACGTGAACGAGAAACTCGGCCTGGCTGCCGAAGCCGGCAAAAATCTCGAGCTGCCTTTGGTGGTCTCCGCGTACTCCGCTCCAGTGATTCAGAAGTACCTAATCGCTTAGGGTACCATGGCGACGTTGGCTGCGCGAATCGTTCCATTTTTTTGTACATATGACTTCGGCTGATTTAATAAAGTGACCTTTCACCTGTACCTCGAGTCCGCTTCTCTGTGTTCCAGCTCCTCAAGTTTCGACGCTTGAATTTTATGGATCGGGACAATTAATGGTCCGCACTT
This genomic stretch from Megalopta genalis isolate 19385.01 chromosome 5, iyMegGena1_principal, whole genome shotgun sequence harbors:
- the LOC143259414 gene encoding uncharacterized protein LOC143259414; its protein translation is MNTLIILSSLLAVAVARPGLLLSPQLATLSAPILTKLVPGAPIGLDGRVVDTPEVALAKAEHAAAHINERIALANEAVKSADQVIAYTSPVLTTGDLETVAIAKIVPPAPLGPDGRVVDTPEVALAKAEHTAAHVNEKLGLAAEAGKNLELPLVVSAYSAPVIQKYLIA